In Cervus elaphus chromosome 3, mCerEla1.1, whole genome shotgun sequence, the following proteins share a genomic window:
- the E2F7 gene encoding transcription factor E2F7, with translation MEVNCLTLKDLISRPPRLDFAIEDGENSQKENIFVDLSRMAPKTPIKNEPIDLSKQKIFTPERNPITPVKLADRQQAEPWTPTANLKMLISAASPDIRDREKKKGLFRPIENKDDAFPDSLQLDVVDDSAVDEFEKQRPSRKQKSLGLLCQKFLARYPSYPLSTEKTTISLDEVAVSLGVERRRIYDIVNVLESLHLVSRVAKNQYDWHGRHSLPKTLRNLQRLGEEQKYEEQMAHLQQKELDLIDYKFGERRRDGCPDSQDPQLLDFSEADYPSSSANSRKDKSLRIMSQKFVTLFLVSKTKIVTLDVAAKILIEESQDTPDHSKFKTKVRRLYDIANVLTSLALIKKVHVTEDRGRKPAFKWIGPVDFSSTDDDLVDVSTPVLPELKKEIYGHIQFYAKQKLARHGSFNSEQASERIQRKVNSEPSSPYRQKQGSGGYSLEIGSLAAVYRQKIEDNSKAEAFASQSAMPPSSSLDPAAPLPGLCVDSEYCVSPLSCQVLPAAQTESKALSAQNGLSGGGVSLAPTAPDGEPLPPAVAAAGPLLYVPPAPLFMLCGGLQEGPPGPGAGSEGAAAEQPPVPAGQKRLSRDRKPQQEDEAPATKRQSRDHGAGPLALVVPKKPSDSTDIASPKNSAPHEDTHTNRQLSAAKAVLGKATTNGFVSFEWENPSRNTEIEKPSKENESTKEPSLLQYLYVQSPAGLNGFNVLLSGSQSPHAVGLPVGPLPPLSVPCVVVPSPTLGAFPVLCSPTVPGPGSSAPSPLPNAGPVNFGLPGLGSTAHLLIGPAALVNPKSSTLPSTDPQLQGPCSLHLSPVMSRSHGSVPPGSPAYGGHPVPAVKSQQSPVPVTPKSIRCTHQETFFKTPGSLGDPVLRGKERNQSRSSSSAQRRLEIPSGGAD, from the exons gaaaatatatttgttgaTCTCTCAAGGATGGCCCCAAAGACGCCAATAAAAAATGAGCCAATTGACTTGTCAAAGCAAAAAATCTTCACTCCAGAAAGAAATCCCATCACTCCGGTTAAGCTTGCTGACAGACAGCAAGCAGAACCATGGACACCCACTGCTAACCTGAAGATGCTCATTAGCGCCGCCAGCCCGGACATAAGAGAccgagagaagaaaaaaggactGTTCAGGCCCATTGAGAACAAGGATGATGCGTTTCCAGACTCCCTGCAG CTTGATGTTGTAGATGACAGTGCTGTGGATGAGTTTGAAAAGCAAAGGccaagcagaaaacagaaaagtttagGACTCCTGTGCCAGAAGTTTCTAGCTCGCTATCCAAGTTACCCTCTGTCAACTGAAAAAACTACCATCTCCCTGGATGAAGTTGCTGTCAGTCTCG GCGTTGAAAGGAGACGCATCTATGACATTGTAAACGTGCTGGAGTCGCTGCATCTGGTCAGCCGGGTGGCCAAGAATCAGTACGACTGGCATGGTAGGCACAGCCTGCCCAAAACCCTGAGGAACCTCCAGAGATTAGGAGAAGAgcagaaatatgaggagcagatgGCACACCTCCAGCAGAAAGAGCTCGACCTGATCGATTACAAATTCGGAGAACGCAGAAGAGATGGCTGTCCCGATTCCCAAGATCCACAGTTACTGGATTTCTCCGAAGCAGACTACCCCTCCT CATCTGCAAACAGTCGGAAGGACAAGTCTCTGAGAATTATGAGCCAGAAGTTTGTCACGCTGTTCCTGGTCTCCAAAACCAAGATAGTTACTCTTGATGTGGCCGCCAAAATACTGATAGAAGAAAGCCAAGATACGCCAGACCATAGTAAATTTAAAA CAAAGGTACGACGCCTCTATGACATAGCCAATGTGCTGACCAGCTTGGCGCTGATAAAGAAAGTGCATGTCACGGAAGATCGAGGCCGGAAACCTGCCTTCAAGTGGATCGGCCCTGTGGATTTCAGTTCCACAG ATGACGATCTTGTGGATGTTTCTACACCTGTCCTACCagaattgaaaaaagaaatatacggCCACATTCAGttctatgcaaaacagaaacttgCTCGACATGGCTCCTTTAACTCAGAGCAGGCTTCTGAGAGGATACAGAGGAAAGTGAACTCAGAACCCAGCAGCCCTTACAGACAAAAACAAG GATCAGGAGGCTACTCCTTGGAAATTGGAAGTCTGGCAGCTGTCTACagacagaaaatagaagacaACTCAAA GGCGGAAGCTTTTGCCAGCCAGAGCGCGATGCCTCCGTCCAGCAGCCTGGACCCCGCCGCTCCTCTCCCCGGCCTGTGTGTTGACTCGGAATACTGTGTGAGCCCCTTGTCCTGCCAAGTCCTCCCTGCGGCCCAGACAGAGTCGAAGGCCTTGTCGGCCCAGAACGGTCTGAGCGGCGGAGGCGTCTCCCTGGCCCCCACGGCGCCGGACGGGGAGCCCCTGCCGCCGGCCGTGGCGGCCGCCGGGCCCCTGCTCTACGTGCCGCCCGCCCCGCTGTTCATGCTGTGCGGGGGCCTGCAGGAGGGGCCGCCGGGGCCGGGCGCGGGCTCCGAGGGCGCAGCAGCAGAGCAGCCCCCCGTGCCCGCGGGTCAGAAGCGCCTGAGCAGGGACAGGAAGCCCCAGCAGGAGGACGAGGCGCCAGCCACCAAGAGACAGAGCAGGGACCACGGGGCCGGCCCCCTCGCCCTTGTCGTGCCCAAG AAACCTTCAGATTCCACAGACATCGCCTCTCCCAAGAACTCTGCACCCCATGAAGACACTCACACGAACAGGCAACTTTCTGCTGCAAAAGCAGTTTTGGGAAAGGCTACCACAAACGGCTTCGTCTCTTTTGAGTGGGAAAATCCTTCTAGAAATACAGAGATAGAAAAGCCTTCGAAGGAAAATGAGAGCACCAAAGAGCCCTCTCTGCTGCAGTATCTTTATGTGCAGTCGCCAGCAG GATTAAATGGTTTCAACGTGCTCTTGTCTGGCAGTCAGAGCCCCCATGCTGTGGGCCTGCCCGTGGGCCCGCTGCCCCCGCTCAGCGTTCCGTGCGTGGTCGTGCCGTCGCCGACCCTGGGTGCCTTTCCTGTTCTGTGCTCTCCCACGGTGCCCGGGCCGGGGTCCTCTGCTCCCAGCCCTCTCCCGAACGCGGGACCTGTGAATTTTGGCTTGCCTGGCCTCGGATCAACAGCTCATCTTCTCATCGGCCCTGCCGCCCTGGTTAATCCAAAGTCGTCCACACTCCCCTCCACAGACCCTCAGCTTCAGGGTCCATGCTCACTTCACCTGAGTCCGGTGATGTCAAGGTCACATGGCAGCGTGCCACCTGGATCCCCCGCTTATGgaggtcacccagtccccgcagtaAAATCACAACAG TCTCCAGTTCCAGTGACCCCCAAGAGCATCCGGTGCACACACCAAGAGACGTTTTTCAAGACGCCTGGCAGCCTCGGGGACCCTGTCCtcaggggaaaagaaaggaatcagTCACGAAGCTCCAGCTCggcacagaggagactggaaatcCCCAGCGGGGGTGCAGACTAA